The genome window acagggagaaggaggcgtggcagatcgcataaattatatacatgcTATACATATATTCCTGATCAACATTAACTCTCGATATCAAATATTAGAGAGCTTCAAtcatacatattattatattatattatttccaCGGACAtcgcagtttttttttaaacatcgccaCTCCTTTTTACGCCCCTTGTAACGGGAAAATACTCCAACACTCTCACAGTTTATAagataaaacaattttgtttgcttgtgaTCATTCCcctatattttattcattcattccaATTAGTCGCATCAAGATCGTAGATATATATATCGGTAACTATGGCTGTTTTGAGTTTCTAACCAAcgcgtctgtctgtctgatctcagagactataagagcagGGGCTACCAAATTCGATCTCCGCGAACATCACAGTGTTTTCCGCCCTTCCGGAAAACACTTCAGCTCTCCCACACTTTTTAAGATAAAGCATTCAATTTAATAGTGATCATTCACTTGTATTATTGTCAATCGTGCTAGTAAATTGCATTAAGAACGGATAAATATAATGGTAGTTAATGTTTGTTTGAAGTTCTTTAACACTAGCGCCTAAATATATGCTGTAGTTTTTATACCACTGCAgctttaaactattttatagTCGATcggtttaaattaaatctagCGTGTTCTTACATGTTTTCTTCTTACAATTTGcagcacacactcaaacatacaccacacacacacacacacagacagacagacagacagacacaggCAGACACATAACATGGAATCGTCCATTAAGCTTAAGGAGAATGGTAATCAAAACCAGAGCCTTAATCAGAATCCTCTCTGCAATGGCAATGGtaccacaacgacaacaacaacaacaacaacagcaacaatcaccACCGGAAacggaactggaactggaagtgGGAGTGGAAATGGAATTCAAAACGGAGTGACCGTTAGCATttgcagcagcgacagctTCAGCAGCATGATGCCCCCGCCCGCAACACAACGAGATCATGAACTGGTCAGCGCCAACAGCATCGAACTGAATGCGGCTGCATCGCTGAGCGATGACAGTGGAGTTCCCCTCACCACAAATAGCTCCATATCGAGCGGTGACTCCTATCGCATTGGCATGTGCAAGTTTGAAATTGAGGTAAAGTTTAACATGGAATATACTTTAACTAGTTGTCTTATTGAGTACATCTACTTCTCTTTTTTAAACAGATGGTGGAAAGTGATGGCGAAGTGTCGCAGTTTGATTCACTGGACAATTGCTCGGAGGGCGGCATGAGTGCTGAGAACTTTAATACGCTGAAGAAGGGTCCATTGGCACCGATAGATCCGCCGCCAGAGTTTCAGGATTCACCGCAAACGACACTGGTGCGTTCGATCTCCAAGAATATTGTGAATAGCCTGCGACGCTGGACATCGTCGCAGTCATCGTTTGAGCATCTGAAAGATGATGTGACCATGGTCAGTGCAGCGGTTGCTAGTGGTGCCGCCAGCCAGGAGCTGGTGCTGCTCCTGGCCAAGCCGGAAACGCGCGATGTGGGGACGACGcatgccactgccacagccaCTGTGGTGGTGACCACACAGCCCACCGCAACGACGATGCTGTGCCAGCATCagcatccacatccgcatccacattcacatccgcatccgcatcaaCAGCAGGAGCGTACGCTCAAGGAATCGTATGCCATTAATAAGCATCTGTATTCAAGCGATTCCATATTAAATAGCCATTCGGATAATATATATGATGagccaaataatataataagcaGCTCGCTGGGCAACAGCATAGACCTGCTCGACgaggatgacgatgatgatgatgatgttgatgaggGTGAggacgaggaggaggaggaggaagcgGCCTCAGAGCAAAGCAGTTGCTCACCATCGTTGCCATCACCGCCGCCGCCCGTATCCATAATAAAGATTAAGCAAACGCTGTGTCCCTATTATCAGGATCATACGCGCTACTTCAAGGCCATACCCACGGAACAGGATAGCATTGCCAGTGCCAAGGCGGCGGCGGCACAGCAGCGTTTCAATAGCGCTGGATTATCGGAAATACACGACTACGATTTATACTATGGTGCACGTAGCAggcaaacaacaactgcaactgcaacagcaacagcaacattgcagcaacaacattcccaacaacaacgacagcaacaacaacttccaCAGCAGACGGACAACAGCAGCTTGCAGCGTAGACAATTGCTTTATAGTCCATTGGGACATACGAGTCATTGTCATTATCATTCGCATCATTCGCATTATCATCATCCagcgcatcatcatcatcatcagcatcatggACATTATCAGCACGGACAGCGTCCCAATTCAAGGAACTCGTTAAACAGTCGTCTCAGCAGCTCGCACAATTCACTGAATGTCTCGTCGGCGAATAAACCCGACGATTCGATATTCATCACACAGGCAATGTCTCATGATGCGTTGTTCACGCGCGAGATCTCTGATTTCTATAATGTACCCATCGATTCGGATATTTATGCCTTTCCCGTTGACATGatcgagcagcagcagcagcagcagcaacaacaattggagaagcagcaacaacaattggagAAGCAGCAACCGGCTTACCACAAGGCGGCAAGCAGACGCAACAAACGTAACAAGCGCAAGCAACGTTATGCCACAGGTGCCACAACTGAGACGAGCGACGATGGCGGTGACAagggaggaggaggcggaggTGGTGGCAAGCATGGTAAATATCGTACGCCTGTGCAGCAAAGTGAAGCGGAACCGTTGCACATGACACTGGATGAAGTGAAGCAATTCTATCATACGCTCTATTCGGATGCTGGCAAAACATCCTGGACAGCAGGCGGCAATGTTGCtattggtgttggtgttggtgctgctggtgttgcaagtgttgctggcaacaacaaaatgttaaacacTTCAGCAATGGGCAATGCCAAAGTCATGGCCGTCAAGTCGAGCAATGAGACGATTTGGAGCGTGTCCACAAATACCACcaatacaacaaatacaacaacaacgacggcGCGCACGCGCAGCAGCATTGGCACCAATCGCACCACCAATAATGCtagtggtggtgctggtgctggtggtggcggtggtgctAGCAGCGGTGAGAGCAGCGCCAAATATCTGAGCAAACAGAACAAACATAATATTGACAATGATaagcttaataataataataacaacaacaataacatcagcaacaacggcagcaattatgcacaacaacaaacacctGGAACACAGGTGCCAACCTCATCGGATAAGCTGCTGCTTGCCACAACAAACGACCATCAATTGTTGcacaacaacacgaacaacaaACACGTCTTGCACACGGAGAAAAAGTCACAATTCTCATTAAACTTGAAGCAAAAGTTTTGTAGCATTTTTCGCTTTCGTCGCAGCAATCACAATCGTTGTCGTGCGAATGCAGCCGCTGCTGCAGCGGCTGCGgcggcaacagcggcagctgTCAGCGCCAACTCGACgtcagcagcggcagcgtcGGCCAGTTGTGCGGCAAGTGCCACAGATGCCACAGAGGAGGCAAACAATTGCCTCAATCGAAGTGAACCAAATGCCGATTTGCGTAAAAAGTTTCAATCACGTGCATTACCGCCATTGCCAAAAAAGGGTAAGGAGTCTCTTCTAAGTTGCCCCCAAGTTGCAAGTTAAACTAATCTTAGTAAACACCCTTGCAGCTTATGCCATTGATGCCGccgagacggagacggaggaTCCAAAGAAGAGCAACGCCGCTCAGGAGCCGCGTGCGCTGCAGTTTACCTCAAGTATTGAGAAGGTCAAAGACGTAAGTTGCAGCTCGCTACAAGCtactcgttactcgttacTCGTCACTCGTTACTTatcacttttgcttttgcagtATGGCTGGTATTGGGGTCCATTGTCGAGTGAGGCCGCCGAGAAGGTGCTTTCTAATGAGCCTGATGGCTCGTTCATAGTGCGCGACAGCTCCGATGATCATTATATATTCTCGTTGAGCTTCAAGCTGAACAACTGCGTGCGCCATGTGCGCATCGAGCAGGACCAGGGTATGTCTCGTTAGTTTTAATCataataaagtaaagtatTTAAGATTGtgtaatatttgaaattgtggACCGAGTAATATAAGCGAGCAATCGCCTTTTTGTTAAGCAAACATCTTCTTGTTGAGTAACATCACTAAGTTTTCATTTCACACTACGAAGAggacgattttttttttcatgtccGTAGTAAATGTTTGTATGGACATTATCGTTGtatgaaatgaaaactctataggttatttgcttagtggcAACATGAACAAATAAGAACAAATGAACATGACCATGGCCGGATCAACGGAACGTTATTTTAATCATGGATTGACCTCTTAATTCACTTTACATTCAAATCGCAACGTTTCaacatttaatcaacttcttttatcataatttatataaacagcATATACCGAAACATAAACTTTTACCAAAATACTTCTTTCCGAGCCGATATTCGATTCGATTTGATTCCCTGTTTGCAATATTTACTTATTGAAATtggatttattatttattgcatattttacttgttaaaattaaaatacttactCGTCGCGTGTCTCTTCAAACAAAAccagaatgtatttaaatgtgaacctcaaaattataaattatttaataatcgtTTGTCTCGCTCTCTTTCATCTCTTCAGGCACATTCTCGTTTGGCTCGTATGCCAAGTTCAAATCCCAAACTATAACCGAGTTCATTGAGAAGGCCGTCGAGCATTCGCGTAGTGGCAGGTAAGTTATACTAATTTGcagttaaaatgaaataacttTACCTATGCTGCAATCTATTTTTTCAGATATTTATTCTTTCTGCATCGTCGGCCGGAACATGGACCAATGCGTGTGCAATTAACCAATCCCGTATCTAGATTTAAGCATGTACAAAGCTTGCAGCATATGTGCAGGTGAGTTTTGACCAGCTTAACAGTGTAGAAGTATACTCTGTAAATAATCCTTCTGCTTACAGATTTGTTATACTAAAGGCGGTTATACGAAAGGATCTAATACAGACATTGCCATTACCAAGAAGACTTCTAGACTATCTTAACTATAAGCATTGCT of Drosophila innubila isolate TH190305 chromosome X, UK_Dinn_1.0, whole genome shotgun sequence contains these proteins:
- the LOC117793645 gene encoding putative uncharacterized protein DDB_G0277255 isoform X1: MESSIKLKENGNQNQSLNQNPLCNGNGTTTTTTTTTTATITTGNGTGTGSGSGNGIQNGVTVSICSSDSFSSMMPPPATQRDHELVSANSIELNAAASLSDDSGVPLTTNSSISSGDSYRIGMCKFEIEMVESDGEVSQFDSLDNCSEGGMSAENFNTLKKGPLAPIDPPPEFQDSPQTTLVRSISKNIVNSLRRWTSSQSSFEHLKDDVTMVSAAVASGAASQELVLLLAKPETRDVGTTHATATATVVVTTQPTATTMLCQHQHPHPHPHSHPHPHQQQERTLKESYAINKHLYSSDSILNSHSDNIYDEPNNIISSSLGNSIDLLDEDDDDDDDVDEGEDEEEEEEAASEQSSCSPSLPSPPPPVSIIKIKQTLCPYYQDHTRYFKAIPTEQDSIASAKAAAAQQRFNSAGLSEIHDYDLYYGARSRQTTTATATATATLQQQHSQQQRQQQQLPQQTDNSSLQRRQLLYSPLGHTSHCHYHSHHSHYHHPAHHHHHQHHGHYQHGQRPNSRNSLNSRLSSSHNSLNVSSANKPDDSIFITQAMSHDALFTREISDFYNVPIDSDIYAFPVDMIEQQQQQQQQQLEKQQQQLEKQQPAYHKAASRRNKRNKRKQRYATGATTETSDDGGDKGGGGGGGGKHGKYRTPVQQSEAEPLHMTLDEVKQFYHTLYSDAGKTSWTAGGNVAIGVGVGAAGVASVAGNNKMLNTSAMGNAKVMAVKSSNETIWSVSTNTTNTTNTTTTTARTRSSIGTNRTTNNASGGAGAGGGGGASSGESSAKYLSKQNKHNIDNDKLNNNNNNNNNISNNGSNYAQQQTPGTQVPTSSDKLLLATTNDHQLLHNNTNNKHVLHTEKKSQFSLNLKQKFCSIFRFRRSNHNRCRANAAAAAAAAAATAAAVSANSTSAAAASASCAASATDATEEANNCLNRSEPNADLRKKFQSRALPPLPKKVNTLAAYAIDAAETETEDPKKSNAAQEPRALQFTSSIEKVKDYGWYWGPLSSEAAEKVLSNEPDGSFIVRDSSDDHYIFSLSFKLNNCVRHVRIEQDQGTFSFGSYAKFKSQTITEFIEKAVEHSRSGRYLFFLHRRPEHGPMRVQLTNPVSRFKHVQSLQHMCRFVILKAVIRKDLIQTLPLPRRLLDYLNYKHCYSEQVESDSSHSQISGEGSM
- the LOC117793645 gene encoding putative uncharacterized protein DDB_G0277255 isoform X2, whose amino-acid sequence is MESSIKLKENGNQNQSLNQNPLCNGNGTTTTTTTTTTATITTGNGTGTGSGSGNGIQNGVTVSICSSDSFSSMMPPPATQRDHELVSANSIELNAAASLSDDSGVPLTTNSSISSGDSYRIGMCKFEIEMVESDGEVSQFDSLDNCSEGGMSAENFNTLKKGPLAPIDPPPEFQDSPQTTLVRSISKNIVNSLRRWTSSQSSFEHLKDDVTMVSAAVASGAASQELVLLLAKPETRDVGTTHATATATVVVTTQPTATTMLCQHQHPHPHPHSHPHPHQQQERTLKESYAINKHLYSSDSILNSHSDNIYDEPNNIISSSLGNSIDLLDEDDDDDDDVDEGEDEEEEEEAASEQSSCSPSLPSPPPPVSIIKIKQTLCPYYQDHTRYFKAIPTEQDSIASAKAAAAQQRFNSAGLSEIHDYDLYYGARSRQTTTATATATATLQQQHSQQQRQQQQLPQQTDNSSLQRRQLLYSPLGHTSHCHYHSHHSHYHHPAHHHHHQHHGHYQHGQRPNSRNSLNSRLSSSHNSLNVSSANKPDDSIFITQAMSHDALFTREISDFYNVPIDSDIYAFPVDMIEQQQQQQQQQLEKQQQQLEKQQPAYHKAASRRNKRNKRKQRYATGATTETSDDGGDKGGGGGGGGKHGKYRTPVQQSEAEPLHMTLDEVKQFYHTLYSDAGKTSWTAGGNVAIGVGVGAAGVASVAGNNKMLNTSAMGNAKVMAVKSSNETIWSVSTNTTNTTNTTTTTARTRSSIGTNRTTNNASGGAGAGGGGGASSGESSAKYLSKQNKHNIDNDKLNNNNNNNNNISNNGSNYAQQQTPGTQVPTSSDKLLLATTNDHQLLHNNTNNKHVLHTEKKSQFSLNLKQKFCSIFRFRRSNHNRCRANAAAAAAAAAATAAAVSANSTSAAAASASCAASATDATEEANNCLNRSEPNADLRKKFQSRALPPLPKKAYAIDAAETETEDPKKSNAAQEPRALQFTSSIEKVKDYGWYWGPLSSEAAEKVLSNEPDGSFIVRDSSDDHYIFSLSFKLNNCVRHVRIEQDQGTFSFGSYAKFKSQTITEFIEKAVEHSRSGRYLFFLHRRPEHGPMRVQLTNPVSRFKHVQSLQHMCRFVILKAVIRKDLIQTLPLPRRLLDYLNYKHCYSEQVESDSSHSQISGEGSM